The Paralichthys olivaceus isolate ysfri-2021 chromosome 2, ASM2471397v2, whole genome shotgun sequence genomic interval acagtgtaaataaagagaTGTTCTTCTTCCTCACTGTCTATCCCACCGTCTCTATGCAGGGTTATATTTAGCAGATGAACTGATTTAAGCCTatttcagtgtctctctcttaACCCACTgacttttttcctcctcttgaaCATAATAATCCCCCCAGgccctgtttgtttgattgcatgtaaacacactgcATGTACAGACTCATCTTTTCCACACTGACCCTGTTTCTCTCCGTCTGTCAGTCAGTGGGACCTGATGTGTGTCGGGGGGCTATGGTGACGCGATGTGCACAGGCTGGTGTGAGGAGAGATGTACCAGCGTCAGTGGAGGAAGACGCAGGGATAAAGGATCGGATCTTCACCAATGGCTGTGCATCACAATCttgttctctgctctgtgggGCCGAGGTTCGCCCCAGTGCCCGGACAGCTGCCACTGTGCCTGGGAGACAGCCACGGTGCAGTGCTCAGACGCTGGGCTGCGGGAGATCCCAGAGGGGATTCCACCGGAAACCGTCTCCCTCCACCTGGAACGCAACTTCATCCGGAACATCCCGGAGAGGGCCTTCAGCGACCTGGTCCACCTGCGGGACCTGTACCTGTCCCACAACCGCATCGACACGCTGGCCTCGGGGGCCTTGCGGCACCTGGGCTCCGAGCTGCGTCTGCTGGACCTCTCACACAACCTGCTGAGACAGGCCAACAGGGACGAGTTTGGCTCCACGAGAGCAAAGACGCGCCTCTACCACAACCCCTGGCACTGCGACTGCGCCCTCCAGGAGCTGATGGAGACCCTGAACCTCGAGCCCGAAACTGTGAACGGGATTGTTTGTGAGAGCTCTGTGCGGGGGGTGGGCGAGGGCAGCAGGTGGGAGGACCCGGGGGCGCAGGGCGAGCATGCGGGTCAGCCGCTCGTCAAACTGTTGGACTCTGGGGTGAACTtctgcagcctgcagaggaaaaccACCGATGTGGCCATGCTGGTGACCATGTTCGTGTGGTTCTTCATGGTCATCGTGTACGTGGTGTACTATGTGAGGCAGAACCAAGCCGAGGCCCGCAGGCATTTGGAGTACCTGAAGAGTTTACCCAGCCCTGGCAAGACCCCCACTGAGACAGACACTCTCAGCACTGGCTTCTGAACTTCTGCCCTGCTGGTATTTAAAAggaataatcaataaataaggTTTTATGGAGAGAGACTgataaatgtacaaatacagtgtGGAGTTACCGACCGGAGGACGCAGATACAGAGGGAATTAACCTTTTACAGCCgtgtttgcatatttttttatatttgttactACTAATTCCTCCATATTTTTTCTTAATAgttcttttcctcctgcagttttctcagtttaatgaaaaataattagtgtgtttcattttaCCATCTGCaccgagagagaaaaaagagaagaaacaggagtaaatgaaaacattattacCTTTTATCTCCCTCTCGCAATCcgtctttcctcctctccttgtcCCACCAGTCTGTGGCCTTCTATCTTTCATTAAGCTCTTATTAGGAGTCTTTGACCAACTGACCCTTAATGAACACTGGAAAGCCACTAATCAGGTGGAGTGTGTATTTCAGGTCTAAAAGGGGAGCGTACACACTCAAGTTTGTGTCCTCACCTAATTGTGTCAtatttgaatttgtgtgtgtgtgtgtgtatgtgatgtttttgtgtgttgttacaACCATTTTTTCCCAATACACGACAACAAAGCCAGTAGTTTCCGAGCCAGTGGAGAACTGCCGATCCAAATGTACTCTCAGGGAGCATTACAGCCAGAGGTTGTGAACTACATTGTCTCTAAGCTGCAGGAAATCAGCTCTAAAGTATCTAGACAGCTTAGTGTACTGATCGGCACAGAGACATTTCAAGCAGAAATGGATCGTGGGTATGAATTAGATTAGAATAGCCATTTATCCTGAGAGAACCTCTACGTAGCTTAGCTTTAATTAATCTCTAGAgtccagcttcctctctgcactgATTGCTGTGTACAAATGGTTTCACCTCTGATTTTCCATACAGGCTGCAGCTATAACTGATTTATTCTTGTGGAAACGAGCACTCTGTTTTCCCAGTTAGCACATTTGATGCTTGTTGTGATACGTTCCTGACGAGGAGGGTTTGTGCTGTAGTTTCACTGCATTTCCAGCTTAGAGTAAACGGAACAAAACCTGACAGGATTAACAGCCACCTTTTTTAATTCCGCTTGAGTTCCTCCTAATCATATTTACTGTGGCGCGGCCTCTGGAGCAttgtactctctggaggggagGGTGGGGTATTGTGTGAGTATTTGTCATTCTTCACGGttacaaaaagaaacagcaaATGGCTTCCCTCAAATATTAGTCAGCAACATTTAATATGTCGGCCCTATAAGGGGAGTCATCTATTTGGACAGAATAAGGGAAAGAAAATCACTCTTGTTGAGTTGATTTTGTCTGTAACAGATTATGAGGGTTTACGAATAtccattgatttgttttaaaggtcCCACAAGGAACCTTTCAACGAACTTTAGCCTTGCCTTTAGACTTAACATTAGCCCAACTCGCTTCCCccgcttctgtttcctctccctccgtTGAAACAATTTTCGCCctgattgtctcatttgctgttgCAGGTCATACGGCAGCAATATTCACATAAGACCGTTTCACAACCAGTTAAAAAATCCATCTAGGGTCTTATTGCAAGTACAGTAATTAAGGAAGGCTAATGGTCACAGACTGTATCTAAAGATGGAtgactcctctcctcttcctcccactatccagcaatgaagccaaaatatccggcatacgaacgctgccatcttgcacatttggtgCCCAGCTCGgtcagtctcagttgtcaatcatgtttcagcctgtttttaatcacatcaaataactattcaaaaccaaacttactggaaataTTGACACATAAATATAACAAGAAGTACCTAGAATAACcatctaaaagaaaaatctatttgaCAGGTACTTTGAGTTTAGTCtacgtcccatccactaacatagaggaggtgaTATTTAAGAGcgatactgcagtcagccacaaGGCGGTGACCACAGcgctttggcttcagttttggggagctgtcatgtcgcaCATCTTTACACACACTCTAGGGTCATGGTTCACATTAGACCTGCTAACAATAGCATGTCatctataaatgtataaatgtcaTGTGTCTTTAATCCCAGACTGATTAACGTGTACAGTAAGTGTTATAGTAAAGTAGGACTTTGCCCATTTAATCTGACAGTCAGGTTGATAGGAGCAGAGGCAAAACCTAGAATAGGTCA includes:
- the LOC109635512 gene encoding leucine-rich repeat-containing protein 3-like — protein: MCTGWCEERCTSVSGGRRRDKGSDLHQWLCITILFSALWGRGSPQCPDSCHCAWETATVQCSDAGLREIPEGIPPETVSLHLERNFIRNIPERAFSDLVHLRDLYLSHNRIDTLASGALRHLGSELRLLDLSHNLLRQANRDEFGSTRAKTRLYHNPWHCDCALQELMETLNLEPETVNGIVCESSVRGVGEGSRWEDPGAQGEHAGQPLVKLLDSGVNFCSLQRKTTDVAMLVTMFVWFFMVIVYVVYYVRQNQAEARRHLEYLKSLPSPGKTPTETDTLSTGF